Within Diospyros lotus cultivar Yz01 chromosome 15, ASM1463336v1, whole genome shotgun sequence, the genomic segment tattttttactttcaCTATGAATGATGCTTTATAGTGTAGGCAATACACCACCACAAATATTCTTTATGTTTGTgaattgataatattaaatttgacccaaaaaaggttaaaattactaaaataactCTAAAGAgttagaataattttaatttttaggtaaCAAGTACCAAGTAAAGGGCTAATGTTACacatttcatttaaaataagatgtaataaaaatgcattacaatttatgaaattcataatttacagtgagatttataaattattttatcattaaaaattgtacaaaaaaccaaaaataaaaagaaaaaaaattgaaattcataCCCATAAATTGACATAGGAcacataaattcataataattttaattaaaattaataataattcataataatatttgtgtgtaaattaataaaaaatatttattaaatttatttataaatataacatttcccATCATAAAAACCCCTTTTATTCCCCAAAATCTATGGGCGGTTCGGACCATCATTGATGATTAAACCTCATATGAATTGAAACTTGAACTAGCAAGAGTAATAACAAAACCAGCCGAGACTAGGTGTAAGCATTACTTCATtaagattgattttttttttcaattattaagaTTACTTTGATTTGGGTTTGTTTTAATAAATAtggttttgatttgattttgttgaaaaaaagttcaaatttttagttcaatttaaatattagtatttcaaaatttaactgaaatatatattaattgaagaaaaatagccTTTAAAGTGTGACATATTTACCAAAAATCTTTTCATTGGAAATACCAAGAGTACAAtccatttatattattatttattttcatgattttcttttatttatagctgCTTTTAGTGTCACTCGTATTTTAgataaatgtaaaaattaagaGAGATGGATGAACGaatagataatataattttggtacCAAGAAATTACATATTCTCTTTGCATTTCATACGGCTATGGACTCAACAAAACATGACAAAATCGATAGATCGCCCGATGCCCACTGCTCTTACAATTTGGGACCCCAACAGTTGAGATCCATGACTTTTCTCATTGTCTCCTCCGACCGCTTCGCCCTCTCTTTCTTCGCTTTGCTTGACGACGAAACCACCGCCGACGACGGCAGCTTCCTCGCCTGAGAGTACGATCTGAGTTTCGTCTTCGCGTGGTGGTGCATTGATCGCATGGTGTAGTTCCACCTGCAGAATCCCTGATCTTTCAGCGCCTCCACCACCCCCACGGCGGCCGCCACCATCCAAGCTCTGCTCGCCGACGCCATAATCTCGATCTCTATCGTCTTGTTCCCGCTGATCTTTGAGGCGGC encodes:
- the LOC127791366 gene encoding uncharacterized protein LOC127791366 produces the protein MASASRAWMVAAAVGVVEALKDQGFCRWNYTMRSMHHHAKTKLRSYSQARKLPSSAVVSSSSKAKKERAKRSEETMRKVMDLNCWGPKL